GATTGTTTCACGTACTTATGGCATGTGTTTGACACTTGAGCTATTTGCCCTGAAGTTTCTACAGACATATCTCATATTGTTTGCATATCAAACTAActgtgtgcacatacacacatgcatatatgtatgtatatgcttACATTAGTATATCAATACATCTCTAGAGAGAACAAATGCCAGTGGATTGGCTTAGTGCCACTTCACGAATGCAGGTATCAAAAAACAGGTGCTGTTTGGATCCAAGGACATATCATGAGACCaaaaaataaaccaataaaccaAAAAATACCAGGGCACACTGCTttgcaaaaaatattaaaatcctTTAATAGAGCTTAGCACCTATGCGTTTCAACTCACTGTCTTCTTCAGGGCATGTAAAAACTAGTTTTGGTTATTGATCACAAAGTCTCTTTTGGTCTCAGTATGTAACTTGACCGCTCCTTCCTGGTCACAAAGGATGTCCAGCTGGCCTGGTCCGTCCTATTATTTTCATAAACTATTTTACCTTACCATATTTATTAGGGTtttgtattggcaagaatctggggATAAAACAcctatcatgatacaggggttacgattcaatatattgccatactgtaagtaaggcaatttttttaatctaattttaagaaaacttatagtataaagaacacacagccatatgcataaaatctgaataaagaaagtatttttatttttaagcaaTCAGAAAAGTGGGATAtccatttgcatttatcacagtccctgtaacatctaACATCATAGCTCTACTTTGAGATGGCacactgagagggcacatctctttgcaaattaaataaagtattgaatgagttaatctttgcaagtaaattattaataaaaaatcaatattgtgtttttgagaatcgatacagtatcgcaaaacataatatcgcgatattcaaatttttcaatattttcttacacccctaatatttatatatatatatatatattcccactagtatatatatatatatatatacttccCACTTAAACccaatttgttgttgttgtatagGTATAGGTAAGAGTAGGTCTAGTgatgtcttctgtgattgtgcTGCAAACCAATTTCCCCACAGGATGaataaagtatctatctataaatctatctatctatctatctatatacatacatatatattcttatatatataaatatataaatatatatatatatttatattgatcttatatatatattcttatatatatatatatatatatatatatacttatatatatatatatattccactTATAAACCAATTTCCCCACAGGGACGAAtaaaatatctatctatctatctatctatctatctatctatctatctatctacatatatatatatatacgtatatatatatatatacgtatatatatatatacatatatatatatattcttatataTTTCCCACTTATAAATCAATTTCCCCACAGGGACAAAtacaatatctatctatctatctatctatctatctacttatacacatatatatatatatatatatacacacacacatatatgacTAAAGTTAATCAAGTATGTCTTTCACCATTTTGGAAAGATGATTGACAGATTGCATCTGCCATGTGCAATTCATGTTCTGGTTCTTTTTAAGTCTTCCCTTTGTATGAAATACAATATCCCTCAACTGCCATTTATACAGATATACTTTCCATTGAGAGAGTgtatttaaatacattatttccAAAAGTTAGAATTATAAAGCCATTATGTTGCTACCAGTTAAGGAAACACAGCCCTAGTGCTGCAGTGAGAGTATGTTCTGAGAGGTAGACTGTCATCACCACCCAACCTACCAACACTAATTGCAGCAGGTGTGCCTCTCTCTGATTGTTGAGCTGAAAGGCTCCAAGCAGCTGCAGCTCTGCTTTCTAATGTAACCCATCATCTTTGCTTacactttaacttttttttttgcctcaggTGCCTTATGTTTTGTTCATGATGCCACTGTGAAGAAAACATGTATTCAACGCTTAACTTCTCAGCTCCTGACgccttcaacaacaacaacaacaacaacatcaacctGTCAGGTGTGGTGGACCCTCAGAGGCTGCAGGAGCTGACGCACCGCTCCGTCAAAGTCACCATCATAGTCCTGCTGGGCGTCATGATCACTTTGGGAAACATTGCAGTCCTCCTGGTTATCACCTCCTCCGTGGCCGGCTGGTCCAGAAACTCCCGgtacttcctcctctctctcactgctGCAGACTCTGCGTTTGGCCTGCTGCTCATGCCTTTGAATCTGTGGGTGAGTCTCTTGAAAGACTACACTGAAGGTCCAGACGCTCTTTGTCACGTCGTGGCCTTCTGCAACTCCACCGTGTACTCCACCTGCATGTACACACTGGCCACCATCAGCCTGGAGAGATACGTGGCGGTGTTTTACCCGCTGCAGTACTCCTCTCTCATGACCAGGAGAAGGACTCTGCTCCTGATCGCCTTCTCCTGGTGCTTCCCACCTTGTCTACTGTCTCCAATCTCATTCCCAGATGGCATCATCGAGGTTCATTTCTCTACAGCATCCCTGGTGTGCAATCCGTCCTACTCCACCAACGTTGGCTACTCCCTGAGCTTGACGTGTTTCATCTTCTTCCCCTGCTCCATCATCATGACATACGCTAACCTGAGAGTGTGGTGCGCTGCCAAGAGACAGAGGATGAAGCTGCGCAAGTACAACAACACCTGCGCGCGTCGCAGCAGACACAATGTGGCCGCCAGAGTGCTGGTGCCTGTGATGGCAGCCTACTACACCTGCTGGACACCATGCATGGCAGCTATGATCTACAATGGTGAGCAATGATGAAGCAGTTGGAATAAACATTTACAGGAGTTGTAGTGGGGGGAAAGGGCCTTCCACAAATTATATATCACTCCCTTATTATTCCCTAATGCTGTTGATGACACTCCTGTCGGAAACTCACAACCCTATTTATCAAAGTGGATATTGGTGGAATATATAGATAGGTTAATGGATGGATGTAAGGCTTTCCCATAGACCAGGgttcagcaacctttactatcgaaagagccattttaggcaaaaacaaaaaacaaaaaaatcagtttggagccacaaaacatttgagcattgtgatgaaggtaacacagtttatagtctaagtatatagtatgtaagtctaatgcagtgagggccaaagtgcgaATGTACTactgagtattagggccac
Above is a genomic segment from Sebastes umbrosus isolate fSebUmb1 chromosome 2, fSebUmb1.pri, whole genome shotgun sequence containing:
- the zgc:162592 gene encoding adenosine receptor A2b isoform X1, with product MYSTLNFSAPDAFNNNNNNNINLSGVVDPQRLQELTHRSVKVTIIVLLGVMITLGNIAVLLVITSSVAGWSRNSRYFLLSLTAADSAFGLLLMPLNLWVSLLKDYTEGPDALCHVVAFCNSTVYSTCMYTLATISLERYVAVFYPLQYSSLMTRRRTLLLIAFSWCFPPCLLSPISFPDGIIEVHFSTASLVCNPSYSTNVGYSLSLTCFIFFPCSIIMTYANLRVWCAAKRQRMKLRKYNNTCARRSRHNVAARVLVPVMAAYYTCWTPCMAAMIYNAVSGSSAPEWIEFVVVWLPTSNGFLNCIFYFWINRSFRRKFHLVLQRLVLALCPKLADTLGCRSTSKIQFVSGIWDNNNGVHERSSSVSSTCTLLSLD
- the zgc:162592 gene encoding adenosine receptor A2b isoform X2, which gives rise to MYSTLNFSAPDAFNNNNNNNINLSGVVDPQRLQELTHRSVKVTIIVLLGVMITLGNIAVLLVITSSVAGWSRNSRYFLLSLTAADSAFGLLLMPLNLWVSLLKDYTEGPDALCHVVAFCNSTVYSTCMYTLATISLERYVAVFYPLQYSSLMTRRRTLLLIAFSWCFPPCLLSPISFPDGIIEVHFSTASLVCNPSYSTNVGYSLSLTCFIFFPCSIIMTYANLRVWCAAKRQRMKLRKYNNTCARRSRHNVAARVLVPVMAAYYTCWTPCMAAMIYNVSGSSAPEWIEFVVVWLPTSNGFLNCIFYFWINRSFRRKFHLVLQRLVLALCPKLADTLGCRSTSKIQFVSGIWDNNNGVHERSSSVSSTCTLLSLD